A section of the Methanoregula formicica SMSP genome encodes:
- a CDS encoding ABC transporter permease, whose product MQDGFLTIYWRDMIRFVRFKSLLVSSLLQPALWLAFFGIAMASNFDAVMAGMPVPEGAKAVGYLTFMGCGIIAMTTLFTSLFSGIVILFDKNWGLMREILASPVSRNHIVAGIALSGVTKSFIQAVIIMGFGVLIGAAFFAGFTPLRIVIGIAGVLLFVALFALGFLFLSAAIAISMESPEGLQGVMTLLTMPIFFASNALYPIDNFPEVLRIVSAYNPMTLLINGIRYFAIGPDFYALGHHYAFTQADILLSFLGLVLFTAIMFALAWWRFRNAVVI is encoded by the coding sequence ATGCAGGACGGCTTTTTAACCATCTACTGGCGGGACATGATCCGGTTCGTCCGGTTCAAGTCCCTGCTTGTCTCCTCACTCCTCCAGCCGGCGCTCTGGCTCGCCTTCTTTGGCATTGCCATGGCAAGCAACTTCGACGCGGTGATGGCAGGCATGCCCGTTCCGGAGGGGGCAAAAGCTGTGGGGTACCTCACGTTCATGGGCTGCGGCATCATCGCGATGACCACGCTGTTCACAAGCCTCTTCTCGGGGATCGTGATCCTGTTCGACAAGAACTGGGGCCTCATGCGGGAGATCCTGGCAAGCCCGGTGAGCCGGAACCATATCGTTGCCGGCATCGCCCTTTCCGGCGTGACCAAGTCCTTTATCCAGGCCGTCATCATCATGGGCTTCGGTGTCCTGATCGGCGCTGCGTTCTTTGCCGGCTTCACACCCCTCCGGATCGTGATCGGCATTGCCGGGGTCCTTCTGTTTGTCGCCCTGTTCGCTCTCGGTTTCCTCTTCCTCTCGGCAGCGATTGCCATTTCCATGGAAAGCCCGGAGGGGCTCCAGGGTGTCATGACGCTTCTTACCATGCCGATCTTTTTTGCAAGCAATGCCCTCTACCCGATTGACAACTTCCCCGAAGTGCTCCGGATCGTTTCTGCATACAACCCGATGACCCTGCTCATCAACGGTATCCGTTACTTCGCGATCGGCCCGGATTTTTATGCTCTCGGCCACCACTATGCTTTTACGCAGGCGGATATCCTGCTCTCGTTCCTGGGCCTTGTCCTTTTTACTGCAATCATGTTTGCCCTTGCCTGGTGGAGGTTCCGGAACGCGGTAGTGATCTGA
- a CDS encoding amino acid permease, protein MDIPSLRARFASISETKPISKLMECTRGPGGLKKVLSPLELTLLGIGAIIGTGIFVITGVVAANYSGPALVLSFIISGIACAFAALCYAEFAAMVPVAGSAYTYGYASLGEIWAWIIGWDLILEYSVSIAAVAVGWSGYMENILSSAGIALPAALAGPPGTDGGILNLPAILIILVITGLLVLGVKESARVNTAVVIIKISVILLFLFLAFSHINPANWSPFMPFGWGGVITGAAIVFFAYIGFDAVSTAAEEVKDPQRNVPIGIIGSLLIATVLYLAVSVVLTGIVPYYQFAGTSAPVAFALGEIGISWGSALVAVGAICGITSVLIVLMYGQTRIFFAMSRDGLLPGMFRNLHPVYRTPVRATLLVGIATSLIAGFLPLQAIAELVNIGTLAAFIIVSVGIIVLRRTRPEIDRPFRCPLVPLIPVLCIIFCSVLIIMLPLVTHLRFVLWLAIGLIMYFAYGTSHSRLHDDTAGMECWDAGSSGKP, encoded by the coding sequence ATGGACATCCCCTCCCTCCGTGCCCGGTTTGCTTCGATCTCAGAGACCAAACCCATCAGCAAGCTGATGGAATGTACCCGGGGGCCGGGCGGGCTGAAAAAGGTCCTCTCGCCACTCGAGCTCACGCTCCTTGGGATCGGGGCGATCATCGGCACCGGGATATTCGTCATCACGGGAGTCGTTGCCGCGAACTACTCCGGGCCGGCGCTGGTGCTCTCCTTCATCATCTCCGGCATTGCCTGCGCTTTTGCAGCGCTCTGCTATGCCGAATTCGCCGCAATGGTCCCGGTTGCCGGAAGCGCCTATACCTACGGCTATGCCTCGCTCGGGGAGATCTGGGCCTGGATCATCGGCTGGGACCTGATCCTCGAGTATTCCGTCTCAATTGCAGCAGTTGCCGTCGGCTGGTCCGGGTACATGGAGAACATCCTGTCCAGCGCCGGAATCGCCCTGCCGGCCGCACTGGCCGGTCCGCCCGGTACTGACGGCGGGATCCTCAACCTCCCGGCGATCCTCATCATCCTTGTGATAACCGGGCTGCTTGTGCTTGGTGTGAAAGAGAGCGCCCGTGTCAATACTGCCGTTGTCATCATCAAGATCAGCGTGATCCTCCTCTTCCTGTTCCTCGCGTTCTCGCACATCAACCCGGCCAACTGGAGCCCGTTCATGCCCTTTGGGTGGGGCGGCGTTATCACCGGTGCTGCAATCGTCTTTTTTGCCTATATCGGGTTCGATGCCGTATCCACGGCAGCCGAAGAGGTGAAAGACCCGCAGAGGAACGTCCCCATCGGCATCATCGGGTCCTTACTCATCGCCACGGTTCTCTATCTCGCCGTCTCTGTCGTCCTGACCGGCATTGTCCCGTACTACCAGTTTGCCGGAACCTCGGCTCCCGTTGCATTTGCACTCGGGGAGATCGGGATCAGCTGGGGCTCTGCCCTTGTTGCAGTCGGGGCCATCTGCGGTATCACTTCGGTGCTCATTGTCCTGATGTACGGCCAGACCCGGATCTTCTTTGCCATGTCCCGCGACGGGCTCCTGCCGGGCATGTTCCGGAACCTGCATCCGGTGTACCGTACTCCTGTCAGGGCAACCCTGCTTGTCGGCATTGCAACATCCCTCATCGCGGGTTTCCTCCCGCTCCAGGCCATTGCGGAACTGGTCAACATCGGGACGCTGGCGGCATTCATCATTGTCTCCGTGGGGATAATCGTCCTGAGGAGGACGCGGCCGGAGATCGACCGCCCGTTCCGGTGCCCCCTTGTTCCGCTCATTCCCGTTCTGTGCATCATCTTCTGCTCAGTCCTGATCATCATGCTCCCTCTGGTGACCCATCTCCGGTTTGTCCTCTGGCTCGCAATCGGCCTCATCATGTATTTTGCCTACGGTACCAGCCATTCCCGGCTCCATGACGACACTGCCGGCATGGAGTGCTGGGATGCGGGCAGCAGCGGCAAACCCTGA